In one Arthrobacter jinronghuae genomic region, the following are encoded:
- a CDS encoding beta-xylosidase/alpha-l-arabinosidase, whose translation MTETTVQHLPWRDTSLTARERAARLAEQMTLREKVAQLFGVWVGASNEGGQVAPHQHDMKEPVPLEELLPNGLGQLTRPFGTLPVDAGMGALSLMRTQQRIAESNRFGIPAMAHEECLAGFAAWGATAYPVPLSWGATFNPELIGRIGAAIGTDMRSVGVHQGLAPVLDVVRDARWGRVEETIGEDPYLVGSIASAYIRGLEGAGVVATLKHFVGYSASKAGRNLAPVSVGARERADVLLVPFEMAVRESGVRSVMHAYTDVDGVPSAADRSLLTGLLRETWGFVGTVVADYFGISFLKELHRVAGSLGEAAAAALTAGVDVELPTVDAFGEHLIAELESGRLDESVIDTALLRVLTQKVELGLLDPDWSPVPSALAGMDLTDSSGVLGSVDLDRPENRSLAAEVAEQALILTANKGILPLAAPGRIAVVGPNADNPMAFLGCYSFPAHVGVQHPEVAAGIELPTVAAALRGEFPDSSLTVTTGCSVDGPETDGFADALTAARDADVVVAVLGDRSGLFGRGTSGEGCDTESLVLPGVQQQLLDELLDTGKPVVLVLLTGRPYALGRAATEAAAIVHAFFPGEEGGPAIAGVLSGRVNPSGRLPVSVPASPGAQPSTYLAAPLAQLSDVSSIDPTPAFAFGHGLGYSSFDWTDVALDGPAQFGVDGETSVSVTVANTGGRDGVEIVQLYLHDPVASVVRPVQRLAGFARVPLHGGEAARVRFTVPADAASFTGRDGQRIVEPGDLELRLGTSSADIRGTAGVSLTGTVRVVDHTRRLHCPADVAPLG comes from the coding sequence ATGACAGAAACAACAGTTCAGCACCTCCCCTGGCGGGACACCTCCCTGACCGCCCGCGAGCGCGCCGCCCGGCTGGCCGAGCAGATGACACTGCGGGAAAAGGTGGCCCAGCTCTTCGGCGTCTGGGTGGGTGCGTCCAACGAAGGCGGCCAGGTGGCGCCCCATCAGCACGACATGAAGGAACCGGTGCCGCTGGAGGAGCTCCTGCCGAACGGGTTGGGCCAGCTCACCCGGCCGTTCGGCACCCTGCCGGTCGACGCCGGTATGGGCGCCCTGTCCCTGATGCGCACCCAGCAGCGGATCGCCGAGTCCAACCGGTTCGGCATCCCGGCCATGGCGCATGAGGAATGCCTGGCCGGGTTCGCGGCCTGGGGTGCCACGGCGTATCCGGTGCCGCTGTCCTGGGGCGCCACGTTCAACCCGGAGCTGATCGGCCGGATCGGTGCGGCCATCGGCACCGACATGCGCTCGGTCGGCGTGCATCAGGGACTCGCTCCAGTGCTCGACGTCGTCCGCGACGCCCGCTGGGGCCGGGTGGAGGAGACCATCGGCGAGGACCCCTATCTGGTGGGCAGCATCGCTTCGGCCTACATCCGCGGGCTCGAAGGCGCGGGCGTGGTGGCCACGCTGAAGCACTTTGTCGGCTACTCGGCGTCCAAGGCCGGCCGCAACCTGGCGCCGGTGTCCGTCGGTGCACGCGAACGCGCGGACGTACTGCTGGTGCCTTTCGAAATGGCCGTGCGGGAATCCGGGGTGCGCTCGGTGATGCACGCCTATACCGACGTCGACGGCGTCCCCTCCGCTGCGGACCGCTCACTGCTCACCGGCCTGCTGCGCGAGACGTGGGGTTTCGTCGGCACGGTGGTGGCCGACTATTTCGGCATCAGCTTCCTCAAGGAACTGCACCGCGTGGCCGGTTCACTCGGCGAGGCCGCTGCAGCGGCGCTGACCGCCGGCGTGGACGTGGAACTGCCCACCGTGGATGCGTTCGGCGAACACCTCATCGCGGAACTGGAGTCCGGGCGGCTGGACGAATCCGTCATCGACACCGCACTGCTGCGGGTCCTGACCCAGAAGGTCGAACTCGGGCTGCTGGACCCGGACTGGTCCCCGGTGCCCTCGGCCCTGGCCGGTATGGACCTTACGGACTCGTCCGGCGTCCTGGGTTCGGTGGACCTGGACCGGCCGGAGAACCGGTCCCTGGCGGCCGAGGTCGCCGAACAGGCACTGATCCTCACCGCCAACAAGGGAATCCTGCCGCTCGCAGCGCCGGGGCGGATCGCCGTCGTCGGACCCAACGCCGACAACCCGATGGCGTTCCTGGGCTGCTACTCCTTCCCCGCCCACGTTGGTGTGCAGCACCCGGAGGTGGCGGCGGGAATCGAGCTGCCCACCGTCGCGGCGGCGCTGCGCGGCGAGTTCCCGGACAGCTCCCTCACCGTGACCACCGGCTGCAGCGTGGACGGCCCCGAGACGGACGGATTCGCCGACGCGCTGACCGCCGCCCGGGACGCCGACGTCGTCGTGGCAGTGCTGGGTGACCGGTCCGGTCTGTTCGGACGCGGCACCAGCGGCGAAGGCTGCGACACCGAGTCGCTGGTCCTGCCCGGGGTGCAGCAGCAGCTGCTGGATGAACTGCTGGACACCGGCAAACCCGTGGTGCTGGTGCTGCTCACCGGACGCCCCTACGCCCTGGGCCGCGCCGCCACGGAAGCGGCCGCGATTGTGCACGCGTTCTTCCCCGGTGAAGAGGGCGGACCGGCGATTGCCGGGGTGCTGAGCGGCAGGGTGAATCCCAGCGGCCGGCTGCCGGTCAGTGTTCCGGCGTCCCCCGGTGCGCAGCCGTCCACTTATCTGGCCGCTCCGCTCGCTCAGCTGAGCGACGTGTCCAGCATCGACCCGACACCTGCCTTCGCGTTCGGCCACGGGCTGGGCTACAGCAGTTTCGACTGGACGGATGTTGCCCTGGACGGTCCGGCACAGTTCGGCGTCGACGGCGAAACCTCCGTTTCCGTGACCGTAGCCAACACCGGCGGGCGCGACGGCGTCGAGATCGTCCAGCTCTACCTGCACGATCCGGTGGCCTCGGTAGTGCGTCCGGTGCAGCGGCTGGCCGGGTTCGCCCGGGTCCCGCTGCACGGCGGAGAAGCGGCGAGGGTGCGGTTTACGGTTCCGGCCGACGCCGCGTCCTTCACCGGGCGGGACGGGCAGCGGATTGTGGAACCCGGAGACCTGGAGCTGCGGCTCGGAACGTCGAGTGCCGACATCCGCGGTACGGCCGGTGTTAGCCTGACCGGAACCGTGCGGGTAGTGGACCACACCCGGCGGCTGCACTGCCCGGCGGACGTGGCACCGCTGGGCTGA
- a CDS encoding carbohydrate ABC transporter permease: MRTRPNYIAGAAVTVWLLIVALPLYVMVAASVQTRPEFSANGPLSVPTSLTFENFLMVFDSGFGKYFLNTSIVTAGVVGIVLLVVPPLSYAIVRSQSRSTTLIFRFFLLGLAIPVQAVIVPMFYLINSVGLYDTLLGIILPTAAFALPICTLILSGTMRDITPELYEAMSVDGASTTRTFLRLVLPLSKGGLSTIAVFAALQGWNGFLLPLILTQSESTKVITLGLFNFQTQYGINVPGILAAVMLSMIPVLLVYLFARRALVQGLMGVGGK; encoded by the coding sequence ATGCGTACCCGCCCCAATTACATTGCCGGAGCTGCGGTCACCGTCTGGCTCCTGATCGTTGCCCTGCCGCTGTATGTCATGGTGGCCGCCAGCGTGCAGACCCGCCCCGAGTTCAGCGCCAACGGCCCGCTGTCCGTACCCACCAGCCTGACCTTCGAGAACTTCCTGATGGTCTTCGACAGCGGGTTCGGCAAGTACTTCCTGAACACCTCCATTGTCACGGCCGGCGTGGTGGGCATTGTCCTGCTGGTGGTGCCGCCGCTGTCCTACGCAATCGTGCGCAGCCAGTCCCGCTCCACCACGCTGATCTTCCGGTTCTTCCTGCTCGGGCTGGCCATTCCGGTCCAGGCAGTGATTGTGCCGATGTTCTACCTGATCAACTCGGTGGGCCTGTATGACACCCTGCTGGGCATCATCCTGCCCACGGCCGCGTTCGCACTGCCGATCTGCACGCTGATCCTCTCCGGGACCATGCGGGACATCACGCCCGAACTCTACGAAGCCATGTCCGTGGACGGAGCGTCCACCACACGTACCTTCCTGCGCCTGGTGCTGCCGCTGTCCAAAGGCGGCCTGTCCACGATCGCAGTGTTCGCCGCGCTGCAGGGCTGGAACGGGTTCCTGCTCCCGCTGATCCTGACCCAGTCGGAATCCACCAAGGTGATCACGCTTGGCCTCTTCAACTTCCAAACCCAGTACGGCATCAACGTGCCGGGCATCCTCGCCGCAGTGATGCTCTCCATGATTCCCGTCCTGCTGGTGTACCTCTTTGCGCGCCGCGCACTGGTCCAGGGCCTTATGGGCGTTGGCGGAAAGTAG